In Deltaproteobacteria bacterium, the following are encoded in one genomic region:
- a CDS encoding acyltransferase domain-containing protein yields the protein MIPRAPEPIAIIGIGLRFPGGARGPEQFWRMLREGRSGISEPPQHRVELGFNIDDIYDPRPGTPGKISSKLAGFLDHPELFDPFVFGLSPRDAVAMEPHQRYAMEVVFDALDDAGIPHDALMGERVAVIFGRMNEDYSREHIAVLGEDRFRRNMDVWGAAGITGSVLSGRISFWLGTRGPSFFIDTACSTSLLSVHLACQSLWSGETHTAIAGGVNVFITPEGMIALSRVGMMAPDGKIKAFDDRANGFVRAEGAGAVVLRPLAAALANGDPIHAVIRGTGFSADGRDGGHMMAPGRFGQGQAIRDAYERAGIAPSDVHFVETHGTGTVVGDPVEIAALADVMGPGRAKERPLLISSVKGNIGHAEPASGVAGLIKATLAVKHRELPPQANFETPSTKIPWEKVPIRVQKDLAPWPYPERALAGVNSFGISGTNAHVVLEEAPALPALADEAARPRLVTLSAHTDRALVELADVVREEAARGGGPALRDVAYTHARRRTLRANRAAVVARDRSELASELASFLSGAPSPTTSSGVATKPTGVVFAFSGHGTHWAGMGKTLLEREPAFAAAIDAWDAEQRRHVRWSLRDLLERAVGGEDLDRIDVLQPALTGIAIALARQWEHWGVKPAAVLGHSSGEIAAAHIAGAISLADAALIACARGAVVRELAPPGAMALVALPASAVDEELARVGNRAAVAGANSPNMTVLSGDIDAIEAVVAAFEARGVFARKLRVEFASHGSHMDALAPELARRVASVAPSASAVPIFSTVTPGVVAGESLTASYWGENLREPVRFADAAAAAVAAGHTTFLEIGPHPVLKLSLEEIGRTAKQRVNVAVSLRREADDQAEMLASLGALFCAGASIDFAAVHPQGRVVATPLYPFQREEHWYGGKRGVDGRKSAHPFAGMIGSNATELESAESGERFWQIDLFREALGAEAKRDGAIVVPPSELLATALGVAKRSFPDAAVRVEDFALAAPLTLPKSGARTLQLTARETADGAALRFATRAAFSNAAFEPLASARIVRAQSAASALDLAALQARCTNAEARDAFYAALDAAGESVPKERRALREASFGAGEALARVAHAAPLASNEVIPGAVLDASLQLLARLAERARGDVATRFELAGIERITLGAAFISGDIFASARLDGARAEVALLSASGEIVARLEGIALARRARPAKPEAGPFLYEIAWRKLEGSGENEPQRATRNGVPSAPRLVPLTLASGERREPARGREFTALPAAPERLSAAVLRESEPIAPGPGQVAIEVNAAGLSFLDVLRTFGLEQDDALRGLGCEVAGIVSEVGAGVSELAPGDAVLGFARASVASRVVTDAALVVRKPAALSFENAAALPLARAVAHYALHGLARVSKGERVLVHSAGGAIGHAAVALARALGAEVTASAGSARKRESLARAGAAHVLGARAGETFRPGRNVAARAESSPAEVAGAFDIALDLAGDGAPLAALAPGGRYIALARNGDSHATLSRAPRNVSLHTLDPAGLLAAKPDELAASLCASIAASPAALEFPLSVFPVAQLGRAVRFMAQARHTGKVVISLAQRASAQLVPLSMSERIANGAVMVIGDEARFPALAAWIAAQSPRELLRLGASDDLEAARAKLGAPLRFVALVLDETDAGDAAPRAREVASFAAEQGAALWLVSDANASLTLGEIPLADFAAARRDRGDVVTALALDASVAPSAGAFALLSRIAGSDVAACAVHATAPNAWNAASAPILRELGAANASAASKLAAASPDGRTKLREIVAAALAIVLRLSAEARARIDWHRPLSELGLDSLMGVELHTRIEEAAGLEIPPAVLFAEPNLEAVVERLAASIGGA from the coding sequence TTGATCCCGCGCGCTCCGGAGCCGATCGCGATCATCGGCATCGGGCTCCGCTTCCCCGGCGGCGCGCGCGGCCCCGAGCAGTTCTGGCGCATGCTGCGCGAGGGGCGCAGTGGCATCAGCGAGCCGCCGCAGCACCGCGTCGAGCTCGGCTTCAACATCGACGACATCTACGACCCGCGGCCGGGCACGCCGGGCAAGATCTCGTCGAAGCTCGCAGGCTTCCTCGATCACCCCGAGCTGTTCGATCCGTTCGTGTTCGGCCTCTCGCCACGCGACGCCGTCGCGATGGAGCCGCACCAGCGCTACGCGATGGAGGTCGTCTTCGACGCGCTCGACGACGCCGGCATTCCGCACGACGCGCTGATGGGCGAGCGCGTGGCCGTGATCTTCGGGCGCATGAACGAGGACTACTCGCGCGAGCACATCGCCGTGCTCGGCGAGGATCGCTTCCGCCGCAACATGGACGTGTGGGGCGCTGCGGGCATCACGGGCTCGGTGTTGTCAGGGCGCATCTCGTTCTGGCTCGGCACGCGCGGCCCGAGCTTCTTCATCGACACCGCCTGCTCTACCTCGCTGCTCTCGGTTCACCTCGCGTGTCAGAGCCTGTGGAGCGGCGAGACGCACACCGCAATTGCTGGCGGCGTGAACGTGTTCATCACGCCCGAAGGCATGATCGCGCTGTCGCGCGTGGGCATGATGGCGCCCGACGGCAAGATCAAGGCGTTCGACGACCGCGCGAACGGCTTCGTGCGCGCGGAAGGGGCCGGCGCCGTCGTGCTGCGGCCACTCGCCGCCGCGCTCGCGAACGGCGACCCGATTCACGCAGTCATTAGGGGAACCGGCTTCAGCGCCGACGGCCGCGACGGCGGGCACATGATGGCGCCCGGTCGCTTCGGCCAAGGTCAAGCGATTCGCGACGCCTACGAGCGCGCGGGCATCGCGCCGAGCGACGTCCACTTCGTCGAGACGCACGGCACCGGCACCGTCGTGGGCGATCCCGTGGAGATCGCCGCGCTCGCGGACGTGATGGGCCCCGGCCGCGCGAAGGAGCGCCCGCTCCTGATCTCGTCCGTCAAGGGCAACATCGGCCACGCCGAACCGGCGTCGGGCGTCGCGGGACTCATCAAGGCCACGCTCGCCGTGAAGCACCGCGAGCTGCCGCCGCAGGCGAACTTCGAGACGCCGAGCACGAAGATTCCGTGGGAGAAGGTGCCGATCCGCGTGCAGAAGGACCTCGCGCCCTGGCCGTATCCCGAGCGCGCACTCGCGGGCGTGAACTCGTTCGGCATCAGCGGCACGAACGCGCACGTCGTGCTCGAAGAAGCGCCTGCGCTGCCTGCGCTCGCAGACGAGGCGGCGCGCCCGCGGCTCGTGACGCTCAGCGCGCACACCGATCGCGCGCTCGTCGAGCTCGCCGATGTCGTTCGCGAAGAAGCGGCGCGCGGGGGTGGCCCCGCGCTGCGCGACGTCGCCTACACGCACGCACGCCGCCGCACGCTGCGCGCGAACCGCGCGGCGGTCGTCGCGCGCGATCGCTCGGAGCTTGCGAGCGAGCTGGCGAGCTTCCTCTCGGGCGCGCCGTCCCCAACGACTTCGAGCGGCGTCGCCACAAAACCGACGGGCGTCGTGTTCGCGTTCTCAGGTCACGGCACGCACTGGGCAGGCATGGGCAAGACGCTCCTCGAGCGCGAGCCCGCGTTCGCCGCGGCGATCGACGCGTGGGACGCGGAGCAGCGGAGGCACGTGCGCTGGTCCCTCCGCGATCTGCTCGAGCGGGCAGTCGGCGGCGAAGACCTCGATCGCATCGACGTGCTTCAGCCCGCCCTGACCGGCATCGCGATCGCGCTCGCGCGGCAGTGGGAGCACTGGGGCGTGAAGCCGGCCGCGGTGCTCGGGCATTCGAGCGGCGAGATCGCCGCGGCGCACATCGCGGGCGCGATCTCGCTCGCGGACGCGGCGCTGATCGCGTGCGCGCGCGGCGCGGTGGTGCGCGAGCTCGCGCCGCCCGGCGCGATGGCGCTCGTCGCGCTGCCTGCGAGCGCAGTCGACGAAGAGCTCGCGCGCGTCGGGAACCGCGCTGCGGTGGCTGGCGCGAACAGCCCGAACATGACCGTGCTCTCCGGCGACATCGACGCGATCGAGGCCGTCGTCGCCGCGTTCGAGGCGCGCGGCGTCTTCGCGCGCAAGCTGCGCGTCGAGTTCGCCTCGCACGGCTCGCACATGGATGCGCTCGCGCCCGAGCTCGCGCGGCGCGTTGCGAGCGTCGCGCCGAGCGCGAGCGCGGTGCCGATCTTCAGCACGGTCACGCCGGGTGTCGTCGCGGGTGAGTCGCTCACGGCGAGTTATTGGGGCGAGAACCTGCGCGAGCCCGTGCGCTTCGCGGATGCGGCGGCCGCCGCAGTCGCCGCGGGCCACACGACGTTCCTCGAGATCGGCCCGCACCCTGTGCTGAAGCTCTCGCTCGAAGAGATCGGCCGCACCGCGAAGCAGCGCGTGAACGTCGCGGTGTCGCTGCGCCGCGAGGCCGACGATCAGGCCGAGATGCTCGCGTCGCTCGGCGCGCTCTTCTGCGCCGGCGCGAGCATCGACTTCGCCGCGGTGCACCCGCAGGGCCGAGTCGTTGCGACGCCGCTGTATCCGTTCCAGCGCGAAGAGCACTGGTACGGCGGCAAGCGCGGCGTCGACGGCCGCAAGAGCGCCCATCCGTTCGCGGGCATGATCGGATCGAACGCCACCGAGCTCGAGAGCGCAGAGAGCGGCGAGCGCTTCTGGCAGATCGACCTGTTCCGCGAGGCGCTCGGCGCGGAGGCAAAGCGCGACGGCGCGATCGTCGTTCCGCCGAGCGAGCTGCTCGCGACCGCGCTCGGCGTCGCGAAGCGCTCGTTCCCCGATGCGGCCGTTCGGGTCGAGGACTTCGCGCTCGCGGCGCCCCTCACACTTCCGAAGAGCGGCGCGCGGACGCTGCAACTCACCGCGAGGGAAACCGCGGATGGCGCTGCGCTGCGCTTCGCCACGCGCGCCGCGTTCTCGAACGCAGCGTTCGAGCCGCTCGCGAGCGCGCGCATCGTGCGCGCACAGAGCGCTGCGAGCGCGCTCGACCTCGCGGCGCTGCAAGCGCGCTGCACGAACGCCGAAGCACGCGATGCGTTCTACGCCGCGCTCGACGCGGCGGGCGAGTCCGTACCGAAGGAGCGCCGCGCGCTGCGTGAGGCGAGCTTCGGCGCGGGTGAAGCGCTCGCGCGCGTTGCGCACGCGGCGCCGCTCGCGAGCAACGAGGTGATTCCGGGCGCCGTTCTCGACGCGAGTCTCCAGCTGCTCGCGCGCCTCGCCGAGCGCGCGCGCGGCGACGTCGCGACACGCTTCGAGCTTGCGGGGATCGAGCGCATCACACTCGGTGCGGCGTTCATCTCGGGCGACATCTTCGCAAGCGCGCGGCTCGACGGCGCGCGCGCGGAGGTCGCGCTGCTCAGCGCCAGTGGCGAGATCGTCGCGCGGCTCGAAGGAATCGCACTGGCGCGGCGTGCGCGCCCCGCGAAGCCCGAGGCAGGCCCGTTCCTCTACGAGATCGCGTGGCGAAAGCTCGAAGGATCGGGCGAGAACGAACCGCAGCGTGCGACGCGCAACGGCGTTCCGAGCGCGCCGCGCCTCGTGCCGCTCACGCTCGCCAGCGGCGAGCGCCGCGAGCCCGCGCGCGGCCGCGAGTTCACCGCGCTGCCCGCAGCGCCCGAGCGCCTCTCTGCGGCGGTGTTGCGAGAGTCCGAGCCGATCGCGCCCGGCCCCGGCCAAGTCGCGATCGAGGTGAACGCCGCCGGCCTCTCGTTCCTCGACGTTCTACGCACGTTCGGCCTCGAACAGGACGACGCGCTGCGCGGGCTTGGCTGCGAAGTCGCGGGGATCGTCTCCGAAGTCGGCGCCGGCGTGAGCGAGCTCGCGCCAGGCGACGCGGTCCTCGGCTTCGCGCGCGCGTCCGTCGCCTCGCGAGTTGTTACGGACGCCGCGCTCGTCGTGCGCAAGCCCGCAGCGCTCAGCTTCGAGAACGCCGCCGCGCTCCCGCTCGCACGCGCGGTCGCGCACTACGCACTGCACGGCCTCGCGCGCGTGAGCAAAGGCGAGCGCGTGCTCGTACACTCCGCGGGCGGCGCGATCGGGCACGCGGCGGTCGCGCTCGCGCGCGCGCTCGGCGCCGAGGTCACCGCGAGCGCCGGGAGCGCGCGCAAGCGCGAGAGCCTCGCGCGCGCCGGCGCAGCGCACGTGCTGGGCGCGCGCGCGGGTGAGACATTCCGGCCGGGCCGAAATGTCGCAGCGCGCGCCGAATCCAGCCCCGCCGAAGTGGCCGGCGCGTTCGACATCGCGCTCGACCTCGCGGGCGACGGCGCGCCGCTCGCCGCGCTCGCACCCGGCGGCCGCTACATCGCGCTCGCTCGCAACGGGGACTCGCACGCGACGCTCTCGCGCGCACCGCGCAACGTCTCGCTGCACACGCTCGATCCCGCGGGCCTACTCGCCGCGAAGCCCGACGAGCTCGCGGCATCGCTGTGCGCCTCGATCGCTGCGTCGCCCGCGGCGCTCGAATTCCCGCTCAGCGTCTTCCCCGTCGCACAGCTCGGGCGCGCCGTGCGCTTCATGGCGCAAGCGCGCCACACCGGGAAGGTCGTGATCTCGCTCGCGCAGCGTGCGTCCGCGCAGCTCGTGCCGCTCTCGATGTCCGAGCGCATCGCGAACGGCGCCGTGATGGTGATCGGCGACGAGGCGCGCTTTCCGGCGCTCGCCGCTTGGATTGCGGCGCAATCGCCGCGAGAGTTGTTGCGGCTCGGTGCGAGCGACGACCTCGAGGCGGCGCGCGCCAAGCTCGGCGCGCCGTTGCGCTTCGTCGCGCTCGTCCTCGACGAAACGGACGCGGGCGACGCCGCGCCGCGCGCTCGCGAGGTCGCCTCGTTCGCCGCGGAGCAGGGCGCAGCGCTCTGGCTCGTGAGCGACGCAAACGCCTCGCTCACGCTCGGCGAGATTCCGCTCGCGGACTTCGCCGCCGCGCGCCGCGATCGCGGTGATGTGGTGACCGCCCTCGCGCTCGATGCGAGCGTCGCGCCCAGCGCGGGGGCCTTCGCGCTGCTCTCGCGCATCGCAGGCAGTGACGTCGCAGCGTGTGCAGTGCACGCCACTGCGCCGAACGCGTGGAACGCAGCGAGCGCCCCAATCCTGCGCGAGCTCGGCGCCGCGAACGCGAGCGCCGCTTCGAAGCTCGCTGCCGCTTCGCCCGACGGGCGCACGAAGCTGCGCGAGATCGTCGCCGCCGCGCTCGCGATCGTGCTGCGCCTCAGCGCCGAAGCGCGCGCGCGCATCGACTGGCACCGCCCGCTCAGCGAGCTCGGCCTCGACTCGCTGATGGGCGTCGAGCTGCACACGCGCATCGAAGAAGCCGCGGGCCTCGAGATCCCGCCCGCGGTGCTGTTCGCCGAGCCCAACCTCGAAGCCGTGGTCGAGCGCCTCGCCGCCTCGATCGGCGGCGCGTAG
- a CDS encoding lipocalin-like domain-containing protein codes for MSDDAGRHALCGSWKLLSFELRMPNGDVSYPFGKGPRGYLFYNAQGFMSAAFMGADRLKPQSSDLADTAKNVNFDQFNAYCGRFETKGNRVVHHVEVASLPQWVGVDQERIFKIDGDRLILETPPLTINAQAPTGYLIWERV; via the coding sequence ATGAGCGACGACGCTGGCCGCCACGCGCTTTGCGGCTCCTGGAAGCTGCTCTCGTTCGAGCTGCGCATGCCGAACGGCGACGTCTCGTACCCGTTCGGGAAGGGGCCGCGCGGCTACCTCTTCTACAACGCGCAGGGCTTCATGTCGGCGGCGTTCATGGGCGCGGATCGCTTGAAGCCGCAGTCGAGCGACCTCGCCGACACCGCGAAGAACGTGAACTTCGATCAGTTCAACGCCTACTGCGGGCGCTTCGAGACGAAGGGCAACCGCGTCGTTCACCACGTCGAAGTCGCGTCGCTGCCGCAGTGGGTCGGGGTCGACCAAGAACGCATCTTCAAGATCGACGGCGACCGCCTGATCCTCGAGACGCCGCCGCTCACGATCAACGCGCAGGCACCCACGGGCTACCTGATCTGGGAGCGCGTTTGA
- a CDS encoding TetR/AcrR family transcriptional regulator has product MAGAGEFSQRRAGKAATQEAILVAATQLFMERGYEGTTVADVAERAGVSRATVFWHFSDKGGLFREAFVRLFAPFRDSMANDFHDLPAPKRLHEQLGAAELFARQHGAELAAFLRWAFESPEHREGVITALLDLNQRYQGVLIETVAEIAGPERDARALGGALWLAVDANFFLSIFDKSDRGFEQRAAAARALADLIIADAETSRGAAAAK; this is encoded by the coding sequence ATGGCGGGTGCGGGCGAGTTCTCTCAGCGGCGCGCCGGCAAGGCGGCGACGCAGGAAGCGATCCTCGTGGCGGCGACCCAGCTCTTCATGGAGCGCGGCTACGAGGGCACCACGGTCGCCGACGTCGCGGAGCGAGCGGGCGTCTCGCGCGCGACGGTGTTCTGGCACTTCAGCGACAAGGGCGGGCTGTTCCGCGAGGCATTCGTGCGGCTGTTCGCGCCGTTCCGAGACTCGATGGCGAACGATTTCCACGATCTCCCGGCCCCAAAGCGCCTGCACGAGCAGCTCGGCGCCGCGGAGCTGTTCGCACGCCAGCACGGCGCCGAGCTCGCGGCGTTCCTGCGCTGGGCCTTCGAGTCGCCCGAGCACCGCGAGGGCGTGATCACGGCACTGCTCGACCTCAATCAGCGCTACCAGGGCGTGCTGATCGAGACGGTCGCCGAGATCGCCGGCCCCGAGCGCGACGCGCGCGCCCTGGGCGGCGCGCTTTGGCTCGCGGTCGATGCGAACTTCTTCCTCTCGATCTTCGACAAGAGCGACCGCGGCTTCGAACAACGCGCCGCCGCCGCCCGCGCACTCGCGGACCTGATCATCGCGGACGCGGAGACGAGCCGAGGGGCGGCAGCAGCGAAGTAG
- a CDS encoding NUDIX hydrolase: MSARREPPAWEVVARELLHDCRIFRVHRATARSPHTAAAHPFYTIDADSWVNVVATTALGEVVMVRQWRHGASRVTLEIPGGLIDPGESPELAAARELLEETGFASASVRPLGVANPNPAIFGNRVHTYLAENCERVAEVSNGPLEETWVELVPEREIAARLRAGEIDHALVIAALHWWRLDREG, from the coding sequence GTGAGCGCACGCCGCGAGCCCCCCGCGTGGGAGGTCGTCGCGCGCGAGCTGCTCCACGATTGCCGCATCTTCCGCGTCCACCGCGCCACCGCGCGCTCGCCTCACACCGCCGCTGCGCACCCGTTCTACACGATCGACGCGGACAGCTGGGTGAACGTGGTCGCGACCACCGCGCTCGGCGAGGTCGTGATGGTCCGGCAGTGGAGGCACGGCGCGAGCCGCGTGACGCTCGAGATCCCCGGCGGCCTGATCGATCCCGGCGAGTCGCCAGAGCTCGCCGCGGCGCGCGAGCTGCTCGAAGAGACGGGCTTTGCCTCAGCGAGCGTGCGTCCCCTCGGCGTCGCCAACCCGAACCCCGCGATCTTCGGCAACCGCGTTCACACGTATCTCGCCGAGAATTGCGAACGCGTTGCCGAAGTGAGCAACGGCCCGCTCGAGGAGACCTGGGTGGAGCTGGTGCCCGAGCGCGAGATCGCGGCGCGACTCCGCGCCGGCGAGATCGACCACGCGCTCGTGATCGCCGCGCTGCACTGGTGGCGGCTCGATCGCGAGGGGTGA
- the thiC gene encoding phosphomethylpyrimidine synthase ThiC yields MPTHQLPPLGHNPSSRAQGTTPGSFANVPDIGGPRSFSSPDTPGMPQPSEKTAWHFLPRGWKRDAATGFATAPAGFEPSTQLEFARLGVVTAQMRRVAEREPHLTPEQVRDEVAAGRMVIPANKVHLGYALDPMAIGRASTTKVNANMGASPISSSTDEEVEKLRWAEKWAADTVMDLSTGGNLDATRAAIIRASTVPIGTVPIYSMIIGRKIEDLDERMILDGLEHQAKQGVDYMTVHAGVLQGHLPFVQRRLIGIVSRGGSLLAKWMITHGKQNPMYTLWDDICEILRRYDVTFSIGDGLRPGGLADATDAAQLGELETLGELTERAWQHGVQVMVEGPGHVPFDQIEYNMKLQRRLCHGAPFYVLGPLVTDMFPGYDHITSAIGATAAAYHGAAMLCYVTPKEHLGLPKKDDVKQGCVAYKIAAHAADVALGIPGARDRDDELTKARAALNWERHFELSFDPDLARAYHDEDLDVDTDFCAMCGHDWCSVRISKEINQFVSGKDEKYAWASPKISAALTSEQKAVLEKRGVLSAAEIHRLASKTRAKVGADHGEKAACHSDVASPEEAQRLQGDPA; encoded by the coding sequence ATGCCGACTCATCAACTTCCGCCGCTCGGGCACAACCCCTCGTCGCGCGCGCAGGGCACGACACCCGGCAGCTTCGCGAACGTGCCCGACATCGGCGGCCCGCGCAGCTTCAGCTCGCCCGACACGCCGGGCATGCCTCAGCCTTCGGAGAAGACCGCGTGGCACTTCTTGCCGCGCGGCTGGAAGCGCGACGCGGCGACCGGCTTTGCGACTGCGCCGGCGGGCTTCGAGCCTTCGACGCAGCTCGAGTTCGCGCGCCTCGGAGTTGTTACGGCGCAGATGCGCCGCGTCGCCGAGCGCGAGCCGCACCTCACGCCCGAGCAGGTGCGCGACGAGGTCGCCGCTGGGCGCATGGTGATTCCCGCGAACAAGGTGCACCTCGGCTACGCGCTCGACCCGATGGCGATCGGCCGCGCCAGCACGACCAAGGTGAACGCGAACATGGGCGCGTCGCCGATTTCGAGCTCGACCGACGAAGAGGTGGAGAAGCTGCGCTGGGCCGAGAAGTGGGCGGCCGACACCGTGATGGATCTCTCGACCGGCGGAAACCTCGACGCCACGCGCGCCGCGATCATCAGGGCCTCGACCGTTCCGATCGGCACCGTGCCGATCTACTCGATGATCATCGGGCGCAAGATCGAGGATCTCGACGAGCGCATGATTCTCGACGGCCTCGAGCATCAGGCGAAGCAGGGCGTCGACTACATGACCGTGCACGCGGGCGTGCTGCAGGGGCACCTGCCGTTCGTGCAGCGGCGGCTGATCGGCATCGTGTCGCGCGGCGGCTCGCTGCTCGCGAAGTGGATGATCACGCACGGCAAGCAGAACCCGATGTACACGCTGTGGGACGACATTTGCGAGATCCTGCGGCGCTACGACGTGACGTTCTCGATCGGCGACGGCCTGCGCCCCGGCGGCCTCGCGGACGCGACCGATGCCGCGCAGCTCGGCGAGCTCGAGACGCTCGGCGAGCTCACCGAGCGCGCCTGGCAGCACGGTGTGCAGGTGATGGTCGAGGGTCCGGGGCACGTGCCGTTCGATCAGATCGAATACAACATGAAGCTGCAGCGCCGGCTCTGTCACGGCGCGCCGTTCTACGTGCTCGGGCCACTCGTGACGGACATGTTCCCCGGCTACGACCACATTACGAGCGCGATCGGCGCGACGGCCGCCGCGTATCACGGCGCCGCGATGCTCTGTTACGTGACGCCGAAGGAGCATCTCGGGCTCCCAAAGAAGGACGACGTGAAGCAGGGCTGCGTCGCCTACAAGATCGCGGCGCACGCGGCCGACGTGGCGCTCGGCATTCCCGGCGCGCGCGATCGCGACGACGAGCTGACGAAGGCGCGCGCCGCGCTGAACTGGGAGCGCCACTTCGAGCTGTCGTTCGATCCCGATCTCGCGCGCGCGTACCACGACGAGGATCTCGACGTCGACACCGACTTCTGCGCGATGTGCGGGCACGACTGGTGCTCGGTGCGCATCAGCAAGGAGATCAACCAGTTCGTGAGCGGCAAAGACGAGAAGTACGCGTGGGCGTCGCCGAAGATCTCCGCGGCCCTCACCAGCGAGCAGAAGGCGGTGCTGGAGAAACGCGGCGTGCTGTCGGCC